One genomic segment of Nonomuraea coxensis DSM 45129 includes these proteins:
- a CDS encoding LppX_LprAFG lipoprotein, producing the protein MLRRLLIVAVLALTSACSSGGGGEPELPAGPDLMKKAAQAMTTVKSAAFSIATEGKPEVPLQKADGRLTAGGDADGTLTISILGNLQEVTFALVGDTVHFKGPTGGFQKMTRQQLAQFYDPSVILEPTKGIAKMLSSAVNPQVEGVESGSYRVATTFPAQVVKDIVPGVTQDVNGKVWIDQATSRLSKASLPLPGGTVTVSFSDYDAPVTITPPAG; encoded by the coding sequence ATGCTCAGAAGACTTCTGATCGTGGCGGTTCTCGCGCTCACGTCGGCCTGCTCGTCGGGCGGCGGGGGCGAGCCCGAGCTGCCCGCCGGCCCCGACCTGATGAAGAAGGCCGCCCAGGCCATGACGACGGTCAAGTCGGCCGCCTTCTCCATCGCCACCGAAGGCAAGCCGGAGGTGCCGCTGCAGAAGGCCGACGGCAGGCTCACCGCCGGGGGCGACGCCGACGGCACGCTCACGATCTCCATCCTGGGCAACCTCCAGGAGGTCACCTTCGCCCTCGTCGGCGACACGGTGCACTTCAAGGGCCCGACGGGCGGCTTCCAGAAGATGACCCGGCAGCAGCTCGCGCAGTTCTACGACCCCTCGGTGATCCTGGAGCCGACGAAGGGCATCGCGAAAATGCTGTCCTCGGCGGTGAACCCGCAGGTCGAGGGCGTCGAGAGCGGCTCCTACCGGGTGGCGACGACGTTCCCTGCCCAGGTGGTCAAGGACATCGTGCCCGGCGTCACGCAGGACGTGAACGGCAAGGTCTGGATCGACCAGGCCACCAGCAGGCTCAGCAAGGCGAGCCTGCCGTTGCCTGGCGGCACCGTGACGGTGTCGTTCAGCGACTACGACGCGCCGGTCACGATCACGCCCCCCGCCGGATGA
- the der gene encoding ribosome biogenesis GTPase Der — protein sequence MTEHGDSTPLPVVAIVGRPNVGKSTLVNRIIGRREAVVEDVPGVTRDRVTYEANWRGRRFTVVDTGGWDPDATGMGLRIAEQAQVAVELADVIVFVVDATVGATDADEIVGAVLRQSGKPVVLAANKVDNQQLEFEAAALWALGLGEPYPVSALHGRSSGDLLDVVLDALPDTPRVTFETERGPARIALLGKPNVGKSSLLNKLAGEERVLVDPMAGTTRDPVDELVELGGRTWRFIDTAGIRRRDRELQGADFYAAMRTRAALERSEVAIVLIDASQPLTEQDLRIIGLVIESGRAMVVAFNKWDLVDEDRRYYLEKEIDRQLVRTPWALRVNISAKTGRHVDRLVPALEKALDSWSTRMPTSRLNAFLTELVQQTPPPVRGGKQPKILFATQASTEPPKFVLFTSGWLEDTYRRFIERRIREEFGFAGSPIEVTMKIREKRSKKDK from the coding sequence ATCACCGAGCACGGCGACAGCACGCCGCTGCCCGTCGTCGCCATCGTAGGACGCCCGAACGTCGGCAAGTCCACGCTGGTCAACCGCATCATCGGCCGCCGCGAGGCGGTCGTCGAGGACGTGCCGGGCGTCACCCGCGACCGCGTCACCTACGAGGCCAACTGGCGGGGCCGCCGCTTCACCGTCGTCGACACCGGCGGCTGGGACCCCGACGCCACCGGCATGGGCCTGCGCATCGCCGAGCAGGCGCAGGTCGCCGTCGAGCTGGCCGACGTGATCGTGTTCGTGGTGGACGCCACCGTGGGCGCGACCGACGCCGACGAGATCGTGGGCGCCGTGCTGCGCCAGTCGGGCAAGCCGGTCGTGCTGGCCGCCAACAAGGTCGACAACCAGCAGCTCGAGTTCGAGGCCGCCGCGCTGTGGGCGCTCGGCCTCGGCGAGCCCTATCCCGTCTCGGCCCTGCACGGCCGCTCCAGCGGCGACCTGCTCGACGTCGTGCTCGACGCGCTGCCCGACACGCCGCGCGTCACCTTCGAGACCGAGCGCGGCCCGGCCAGGATCGCGCTGCTCGGCAAGCCCAACGTCGGCAAGTCCTCCCTGCTCAACAAGCTCGCCGGCGAGGAGCGGGTGCTGGTCGACCCGATGGCGGGCACCACCCGCGACCCGGTGGACGAGCTGGTCGAGCTGGGCGGGCGCACCTGGCGCTTCATCGACACCGCCGGCATCCGCAGGCGCGACCGCGAGCTGCAGGGCGCCGACTTCTACGCCGCCATGCGCACCCGCGCGGCCCTGGAGCGCTCCGAGGTGGCGATCGTGCTGATCGACGCCAGCCAGCCGCTCACCGAGCAGGACCTGCGCATCATCGGCCTGGTCATCGAGTCCGGGCGGGCCATGGTGGTGGCCTTCAACAAGTGGGACCTCGTCGACGAGGACCGCCGCTACTACCTGGAGAAGGAGATCGACCGGCAGCTCGTCCGCACCCCGTGGGCGCTGCGGGTCAACATCTCCGCCAAGACCGGCCGGCACGTCGACCGGCTGGTCCCGGCGCTGGAGAAGGCGCTCGACTCGTGGTCCACGCGGATGCCGACGTCGCGGCTCAACGCGTTCCTGACCGAGCTGGTGCAGCAGACGCCGCCGCCGGTGCGGGGCGGCAAGCAGCCGAAGATCCTCTTCGCCACGCAGGCGTCGACCGAGCCGCCGAAGTTCGTGCTGTTCACCTCCGGCTGGCTGGAGGACACCTACCGGCGCTTCATCGAGCGGCGCATCCGTGAGGAGTTCGGCTTCGCGGGCTCGCCGATCGAGGTCACCATGAAGATCAGGGAAAAGCGTTCCAAGAAGGACAAGTGA
- a CDS encoding transposase, whose product MPRRPDPRHRVLSRPSRSGGAAKVRWHRELTLADRVWRCGCGLVHDRDVNAARNLLEAMNLEQEAA is encoded by the coding sequence ATGCCCCGTCGGCCTGACCCCCGTCATCGGGTCCTGTCGAGGCCGTCCCGCTCCGGCGGGGCGGCGAAAGTGCGGTGGCACCGGGAGTTGACCCTTGCCGATCGGGTGTGGAGGTGTGGGTGCGGACTCGTCCACGACCGGGACGTCAACGCCGCCCGCAACCTGCTCGAGGCGATGAACCTCGAACAGGAAGCGGCCTAG
- a CDS encoding MCE family protein, whose protein sequence is MRRLTAVLTMWALLASGCSVVGARPYRLTAIFSAAPALYEEARVKVMGLDAGYVESIRVDGGRVRVSLLVDRDVPLPADVRAVVAPQNTLGERNVVLYPPWKPGDRRIAAGTTIPLERTELPVEIDDALDAFTKLTDALDPGKLGETAGDLAGSLRGRGKTINNAIADTAELTGTLAKQDQQLIDLAKGLNRIATTLNERESQVTGAIDSFSEASAILAEERRRLRGFIGGMADFVRRGDVLIEQYSTRLPRAAGTLAELVLTMRANSESVARAVKGAADFADVLVESWDRKHHVLKIRVVLNALTRAWLQPLFDALKLGPVPCLPGGLSNCPSQRSRR, encoded by the coding sequence GTGAGGCGGCTGACGGCGGTCCTGACGATGTGGGCGCTGCTGGCGTCCGGGTGCTCGGTGGTGGGGGCGCGGCCGTACCGGCTGACGGCGATCTTCAGCGCCGCGCCCGCCCTGTACGAGGAGGCGCGGGTCAAGGTCATGGGCCTCGACGCCGGCTACGTCGAGAGCATCCGCGTCGACGGCGGCCGGGTGCGCGTGAGCCTGCTGGTGGACCGGGACGTGCCGCTGCCCGCGGACGTCCGCGCCGTGGTCGCGCCGCAGAACACCCTGGGCGAGCGGAACGTCGTCCTCTACCCGCCGTGGAAACCCGGCGACCGGCGGATCGCGGCCGGCACCACCATCCCGCTGGAGCGCACCGAGCTGCCCGTGGAGATCGACGACGCGCTCGACGCCTTCACCAAGCTGACCGACGCGCTCGACCCCGGCAAGCTGGGCGAGACGGCGGGCGACCTGGCCGGCAGCCTCCGGGGACGCGGCAAGACGATCAACAACGCGATCGCCGACACCGCCGAGCTGACCGGCACCCTCGCCAAGCAGGACCAGCAGCTCATCGACCTGGCCAAGGGCCTCAACAGGATCGCCACCACGCTCAACGAGCGCGAGAGCCAGGTGACCGGCGCCATCGACTCCTTCTCCGAGGCGAGCGCCATCCTGGCCGAGGAGCGGCGGCGGCTGCGCGGCTTCATCGGCGGCATGGCCGACTTCGTCCGGCGCGGCGACGTGCTCATCGAGCAGTACTCCACCCGGCTGCCCCGGGCCGCGGGAACGCTGGCCGAGCTGGTGCTGACGATGCGGGCCAACAGCGAGTCCGTCGCGCGGGCCGTCAAGGGCGCGGCCGACTTCGCCGACGTGCTCGTCGAGTCCTGGGACAGGAAGCATCACGTGCTGAAGATCCGGGTCGTGCTCAACGCGCTCACCAGGGCGTGGCTGCAACCGCTGTTCGACGCGCTGAAGCTGGGGCCGGTGCCGTGCCTGCCCGGCGGGCTCAGCAACTGCCCCTCGCAGAGGAGCCGCCGATGA
- a CDS encoding amino acid--tRNA ligase-related protein, whose protein sequence is MPPHGGFALGLERWTARLTGAANIRETTAFPRDLHRLSP, encoded by the coding sequence ATGCCGCCGCACGGCGGGTTCGCGCTGGGCCTGGAACGCTGGACGGCCCGGCTGACGGGCGCGGCCAACATCCGCGAGACCACCGCCTTCCCCCGCGACCTCCACCGCCTGTCGCCATGA
- a CDS encoding MFS transporter: MTAVARRVALGAGGAVVLLAALDAYVVVTVLIEIARDVGVPLNHLERATPIVTGFLLGYIAAMPLLGQLSDRYGRRPLIHACLAAFALGSVLTALASGGTMVVAGRTVQGIAGGALLPITMALIGDLWEERERPVALGAVGAAQELGSALGPLYGGLLAQIPAVAVAGVELGGWHAIFWVNVPLAALAAVAVHFTVPGRPARPVERAARRVDAAGGALLALALALLVIGLYNPDPAEAFLPPWGAPLIAAGAVAGAVFVWWEIRSPVRILDLSGVPKGPLLATLGVSFLAGAALLVTMVFVPFTAQTLLDRDELGAAFVLARFLIALTVGALLGGVLARRLGERVVAVAGMAVAAAGYGLMSRWPLRLAEAGLVVDADLVVAGLGLGVVIAPVSSAVLRAGRADQHGVASAAVVVARMMGMLVGIAAVSAWGFHRFQSLTADLDTPLPFGVDAATYQRQLAEYTSQVQAALHVEYTEMFLVTAFVCLAGAAAAFLMPRRPPRLPEPVPAPAPDPATETR; this comes from the coding sequence ATGACGGCCGTCGCCCGCCGGGTCGCGCTCGGCGCGGGTGGCGCGGTGGTGCTGCTGGCCGCGCTCGACGCCTACGTGGTGGTGACCGTCCTCATCGAGATCGCCAGGGACGTCGGCGTGCCGCTCAACCATCTGGAGCGGGCCACGCCGATCGTCACCGGGTTCCTGCTCGGCTACATCGCGGCGATGCCGCTGCTCGGGCAGCTCTCCGACCGTTACGGGCGGCGGCCGCTGATCCACGCCTGCCTGGCGGCGTTCGCGCTCGGGTCGGTGCTGACGGCGCTGGCGTCCGGAGGGACGATGGTGGTGGCCGGGCGGACCGTGCAGGGGATCGCCGGCGGGGCGCTGCTGCCGATCACGATGGCGCTCATCGGCGACCTGTGGGAGGAGCGGGAGCGGCCGGTCGCGCTCGGCGCGGTCGGGGCGGCGCAGGAGCTGGGCTCGGCGCTCGGCCCTCTCTACGGCGGGCTGCTGGCGCAGATCCCGGCGGTCGCGGTGGCGGGCGTCGAGCTGGGCGGCTGGCACGCCATCTTCTGGGTCAACGTACCGCTGGCGGCGCTCGCGGCGGTGGCGGTCCACTTCACCGTCCCCGGCCGTCCTGCCCGGCCGGTGGAGCGCGCGGCCCGCCGGGTGGACGCGGCCGGCGGCGCGCTGCTGGCCCTCGCCCTGGCCCTGCTCGTCATCGGCCTGTACAACCCCGACCCGGCCGAGGCGTTCCTGCCGCCCTGGGGAGCGCCGTTGATCGCGGCGGGCGCGGTGGCGGGCGCGGTTTTCGTCTGGTGGGAGATCCGCTCACCCGTACGCATCCTCGACCTGTCCGGCGTCCCCAAGGGCCCGCTGCTGGCGACGCTGGGCGTGAGCTTCCTCGCGGGGGCGGCGCTGCTGGTGACGATGGTGTTCGTGCCGTTCACCGCGCAGACACTGCTCGACCGCGACGAGCTGGGCGCGGCGTTCGTGCTGGCCCGCTTCCTGATCGCGCTGACCGTCGGGGCGCTGCTCGGCGGGGTCCTCGCCCGCCGGCTGGGCGAGCGCGTGGTCGCGGTGGCGGGCATGGCGGTCGCCGCCGCCGGCTACGGGCTGATGAGCCGCTGGCCGCTGCGGCTGGCCGAGGCGGGCCTGGTCGTGGACGCCGACCTGGTGGTGGCCGGGCTGGGCCTCGGCGTGGTGATCGCCCCGGTGTCGTCGGCGGTGCTGCGGGCCGGCCGGGCCGACCAGCACGGGGTGGCGTCGGCGGCGGTCGTGGTGGCGAGGATGATGGGCATGCTGGTCGGCATCGCGGCGGTGTCGGCGTGGGGGTTCCACCGGTTCCAGTCGCTCACGGCCGACCTGGACACGCCGCTCCCGTTCGGCGTGGACGCCGCCACCTACCAGCGGCAGCTCGCCGAGTACACCTCGCAGGTGCAGGCGGCGCTGCACGTGGAGTACACCGAGATGTTCCTCGTGACGGCGTTCGTCTGCCTGGCGGGCGCGGCGGCCGCCTTCCTCATGCCCCGCCGCCCGCCCCGCCTCCCGGAGCCGGTCCCCGCGCCGGCCCCGGACCCGGCGACGGAGACCCGCTGA
- a CDS encoding 4'-phosphopantetheinyl transferase family protein — MGGHPGEVRAPEHWLTEVERERAARFRFEADRDTFVAAHLLVRLCAAAALDADPAALTLLQVCDVHGPGHGRPYLEQAPELGVSLSHTRGYVCAAAGPGKVGVDAEHVPPGPLDEALAERVLTARERASVTGNDELMRRWTRKEALIKRGELSLDRLGCGGDDLDGRHLLEWTAGPDIRVAVVTDFPARRVPIPRLA, encoded by the coding sequence ATGGGCGGCCACCCCGGTGAGGTGCGCGCGCCCGAACACTGGCTCACCGAGGTGGAGCGCGAGCGTGCCGCGCGGTTCCGGTTCGAGGCGGACCGTGACACGTTCGTCGCCGCCCACCTGCTCGTCCGGCTCTGCGCGGCGGCCGCGCTCGACGCGGACCCGGCCGCGCTCACGCTGCTGCAGGTCTGCGACGTGCACGGCCCCGGCCACGGCAGGCCGTACCTGGAGCAGGCCCCCGAGCTGGGTGTGAGCCTCAGCCACACCCGCGGGTACGTCTGCGCCGCGGCCGGCCCCGGCAAGGTCGGCGTGGACGCCGAGCACGTGCCGCCGGGCCCGCTGGACGAGGCGCTGGCCGAGCGCGTGCTCACCGCGCGCGAGCGGGCCTCGGTCACCGGGAACGACGAGCTGATGCGGCGCTGGACCCGTAAGGAGGCGCTGATCAAGCGGGGCGAGCTGTCGCTGGACCGGCTCGGCTGCGGCGGCGACGACCTCGACGGCCGCCACCTGCTGGAGTGGACCGCCGGCCCGGACATCAGGGTGGCGGTCGTCACGGACTTCCCGGCCCGCCGCGTGCCGATCCCGCGCCTGGCCTAG
- a CDS encoding MCE family protein: MRARLPAALLALLMTASCSLSTLGATSGDLTLYAVFDDVQSLVTGHSVQISDVRVGTVTDIRLQGYRARVTMAVRTAHRVPRGSTATVAKTSVLGENYVLLTPPPGKDLTTGPYLADGATIADTAVEPDIEQVTARAGPLIEALGAQDVNAILDAASTAFAGQGDQVNRLIRQTAEVTDAYAAARADLATTIDALARLGDDLAEGSDELDRLPGTLAAATSRLAHGRRHIKTTVIALTKLAKEANLTVYPRHAARLRTLLRELEAISSSMQRGKEDLKRLVDEIQTFIDAPPIVVNGQMLTYLWLKGLLLPAPAPSGDPPAADRRGDFRLLLEPPR, from the coding sequence ATGAGGGCCCGCCTGCCGGCCGCGCTGCTCGCGCTGCTCATGACCGCGTCCTGCTCGCTGTCGACGCTGGGCGCCACGAGCGGCGACCTGACGCTGTACGCCGTCTTCGACGACGTGCAGAGCCTGGTCACCGGGCACAGCGTGCAGATCTCCGACGTACGGGTGGGCACCGTCACCGACATCCGGCTCCAGGGCTACCGGGCCAGGGTCACCATGGCGGTCCGGACCGCGCACCGGGTGCCGCGGGGCAGCACGGCCACCGTCGCGAAGACGTCCGTGCTGGGCGAGAACTACGTGCTGCTCACCCCGCCGCCCGGCAAGGACCTGACCACGGGGCCGTACCTCGCCGACGGCGCCACCATCGCCGACACCGCCGTCGAACCGGACATCGAGCAGGTCACCGCCAGGGCCGGGCCGCTCATCGAGGCGCTCGGGGCGCAGGACGTCAACGCCATCCTCGACGCCGCCTCGACCGCGTTCGCCGGGCAGGGCGACCAGGTCAACCGGCTGATCAGGCAGACCGCCGAGGTCACCGACGCCTACGCCGCCGCCCGCGCCGACCTCGCCACCACGATCGACGCGCTGGCCCGGCTGGGCGACGACCTGGCCGAGGGCAGCGACGAGCTGGACCGGCTGCCCGGCACGCTCGCCGCGGCCACCTCCCGGCTCGCGCACGGCCGCCGGCACATCAAGACGACCGTGATCGCCCTGACGAAGCTGGCCAAGGAGGCCAACCTCACCGTCTACCCGCGCCACGCCGCCCGGCTGCGTACGCTGCTGCGCGAGCTGGAGGCCATCTCGTCGTCGATGCAGCGCGGCAAGGAGGACCTCAAGAGGCTGGTGGACGAGATCCAGACGTTCATCGACGCGCCGCCGATCGTGGTCAACGGGCAGATGCTCACCTACCTCTGGCTGAAGGGCCTGCTGCTGCCCGCCCCCGCCCCCTCCGGCGACCCGCCCGCGGCCGACCGGCGCGGGGACTTCCGCCTGCTGCTGGAGCCGCCGCGATGA
- a CDS encoding cation diffusion facilitator family transporter: MEERPAETGGESLGTVLVAGAANLAIALAKLVAGLISGSAAMLSEAAHSAADTVTELLLLVAVRRSGKPADRRHPFGYGKSGFVWAMMAAVATLVGGAGFSVTHGVHEISHGERLGNLVPSYLVLAVSFVIEALSFAKAYRQLRAEAARYRVHPVRLVRITSDTALKAVVFEDAAALTGLLIAGGGLLGSQLTGSALWDGLASVAIGLLLLLAALTLIRANLSLLIGQAAPPGLETGIRAVLLAQPEVEDVVELLTMMIGPGAVLVAAKIDFRDEASAAGVEIACDEVDRRLRREFPVVRLVFLDPTPTRRASA, encoded by the coding sequence ATGGAGGAGAGGCCGGCGGAGACGGGCGGGGAGAGCCTCGGCACGGTGCTCGTGGCCGGCGCGGCCAACCTGGCCATCGCGCTGGCCAAGCTGGTCGCCGGCCTGATCAGCGGCTCGGCGGCCATGCTCTCCGAGGCCGCGCACTCGGCCGCCGACACCGTCACCGAGCTCCTGCTGCTGGTCGCGGTGCGCCGGTCGGGCAAGCCCGCGGACCGGCGGCATCCGTTCGGGTACGGCAAGTCCGGATTCGTCTGGGCCATGATGGCGGCGGTGGCGACGCTCGTCGGCGGCGCGGGCTTCTCCGTCACGCACGGCGTCCACGAGATCAGCCACGGCGAGCGGCTCGGCAACCTCGTCCCGTCCTACCTCGTGCTGGCCGTCTCCTTCGTCATCGAGGCCCTGTCGTTCGCCAAGGCGTACCGGCAGCTGCGCGCCGAGGCGGCCCGCTACCGGGTCCACCCGGTGCGGCTGGTGCGGATCACCTCCGACACGGCGCTCAAGGCCGTGGTGTTCGAGGACGCGGCGGCGCTGACCGGGCTGCTCATCGCGGGCGGCGGCCTGCTCGGCTCGCAGCTCACCGGGTCGGCCCTGTGGGACGGACTGGCCTCCGTCGCGATCGGCCTGCTCCTGCTGCTGGCCGCGCTCACCCTGATCCGGGCCAACCTGTCGCTGCTCATCGGGCAGGCCGCGCCGCCCGGCCTGGAGACCGGCATCCGCGCGGTGCTCCTGGCCCAGCCGGAGGTCGAGGACGTCGTCGAGCTGCTCACCATGATGATCGGCCCCGGCGCGGTGCTGGTCGCCGCCAAGATCGACTTCAGGGACGAGGCCAGCGCGGCCGGCGTCGAGATCGCCTGCGACGAGGTGGACCGGCGGCTGCGCCGGGAGTTCCCCGTCGTCAGGCTGGTCTTCCTCGACCCCACCCCGACCCGCCGCGCCTCCGCCTAG
- a CDS encoding MarR family winged helix-turn-helix transcriptional regulator, whose protein sequence is MSAPRWLSSAEQRAWRTHLALHKLLMHRLDRELQEHSLSLNDYEILVNLSESQGRRMRMSDLADATIQSRSRLSHQISRMEAKGLVKREDCRDDRRGTFAVLTDEGWETIQRVAPFHVASVREHFVDRLTDEQLEAIEAAYAPLVEQLKKLR, encoded by the coding sequence ATGAGCGCCCCTCGCTGGCTGTCATCCGCCGAACAGCGTGCCTGGCGCACGCATCTGGCGCTGCACAAGCTGCTCATGCACCGGCTCGACCGCGAGCTGCAGGAGCACTCCCTGTCGCTCAACGACTACGAGATCCTGGTCAACCTGTCGGAGAGCCAGGGCCGCCGGATGCGCATGAGCGACCTGGCCGACGCCACCATCCAGTCCCGCAGCCGCCTGTCGCACCAGATCTCCCGCATGGAGGCCAAGGGCCTGGTCAAGCGGGAGGACTGCCGGGACGACCGGCGGGGCACGTTCGCCGTGCTGACGGACGAGGGCTGGGAGACCATCCAGCGGGTGGCGCCGTTCCACGTGGCGAGCGTGCGCGAGCACTTCGTGGACCGGCTCACCGACGAGCAGCTCGAAGCGATCGAGGCGGCGTACGCGCCGCTCGTGGAGCAGCTGAAGAAGCTGCGCTGA
- a CDS encoding MlaD family protein, whose translation MRNRIYLNLGFFVLLGIVMTVWAFSTVIRLDVIERPYRVSAEFVSSPGLVRGFDVAYLGVRVGRIGDVRLAPGRIVVGLDLDRDVRLPKGVTAEVRRKSAVGEPYVELSPPASGVQGPVLAAGDTIPLTRTAVPLDYKRLFEGVGKLLNAVPPRDARTITHELAVALDGRAPTIRNLVEDAHSLTGTLADNADVLDDLSVQLTRLTHTLAGRKDALASGIGDLSAVTAALRASRTDLNAFLDQGPGVFAQLDAAIKQSRPGFSCLLTGLGLPHRPAFSAATERNTHHLLAMVPTALTLAADISERQGDTVYGKATFIFSVPGGPPPAEEYAGPLGPPSVPRVRACPKRAVAADVRHTGAPASPLPSEDPGATSPPEPSSEPSSEPSSEPSDQGELDPGTPSPSGVAAPSSRTPTNIVPLIVAIFLAVVASGGIVGWTAAGRAARRREESD comes from the coding sequence ATGAGGAACCGCATCTACCTGAACCTCGGCTTCTTCGTGCTGCTCGGGATCGTCATGACGGTCTGGGCGTTCAGCACCGTCATCCGGCTGGACGTCATCGAGCGGCCCTACCGGGTGTCGGCCGAGTTCGTCTCCTCCCCCGGGCTGGTACGCGGGTTCGACGTGGCGTACCTGGGGGTGCGGGTCGGCAGGATCGGCGACGTGCGGCTCGCGCCCGGCCGGATCGTCGTCGGGCTCGACCTCGACCGGGACGTGCGGCTGCCGAAGGGCGTGACGGCCGAGGTGCGGCGCAAGTCGGCGGTCGGGGAGCCGTACGTGGAGCTGTCGCCGCCGGCGAGCGGCGTCCAGGGGCCGGTCCTCGCTGCCGGGGACACGATCCCGCTGACCAGGACGGCGGTGCCGCTCGACTACAAGCGCCTGTTCGAGGGCGTCGGCAAGCTGCTGAACGCCGTACCGCCGCGCGACGCCAGGACCATCACCCACGAGCTGGCCGTCGCGCTCGACGGGCGGGCGCCGACGATCCGCAACCTCGTCGAGGACGCCCATTCCCTCACCGGGACGCTGGCCGACAACGCCGACGTGCTCGACGACCTGTCGGTTCAGCTCACCCGGCTCACGCACACCCTGGCGGGGCGGAAGGACGCCCTCGCCTCCGGGATCGGCGACCTCAGCGCGGTGACGGCCGCGCTGCGCGCCTCGCGGACCGACCTCAACGCCTTCCTCGACCAGGGGCCGGGGGTGTTCGCGCAGCTCGACGCCGCCATCAAGCAGTCGCGGCCGGGGTTCTCGTGCCTGCTGACGGGGCTCGGGCTGCCGCACCGGCCCGCGTTCTCCGCCGCGACCGAACGCAACACGCACCACCTGCTCGCCATGGTGCCGACGGCGCTCACCCTGGCCGCCGACATCAGCGAACGGCAGGGCGACACCGTGTACGGGAAGGCGACGTTCATCTTCAGCGTGCCGGGCGGGCCGCCCCCCGCCGAGGAGTACGCGGGACCGCTCGGGCCGCCGTCGGTGCCCCGGGTGCGCGCCTGCCCGAAGCGGGCGGTCGCCGCCGACGTCCGGCACACCGGCGCCCCGGCCTCCCCCCTCCCGTCCGAAGACCCCGGCGCCACGTCGCCGCCCGAACCCTCGTCCGAGCCGTCGTCCGAGCCGTCGTCCGAGCCCTCCGACCAGGGCGAGCTCGACCCCGGGACGCCCTCCCCCAGCGGGGTGGCCGCCCCGTCGTCCCGTACCCCGACGAACATCGTCCCGCTGATTGTCGCGATCTTCCTCGCCGTCGTGGCGAGTGGTGGCATCGTGGGCTGGACCGCGGCGGGCCGGGCGGCCCGCCGCCGTGAGGAGTCCGATTGA
- the cmk gene encoding (d)CMP kinase: MTGLVVAMDGPSGSGKSSVSRGVARALGLRYLDTGAMYRAMTWWMVRQGVDLADPAAIAARCGEPVIVSGTDPDAPAIHVDGVDVGGPIREAEVTGAVSAVAAVPEVRVRLVALQREVIGAGGIVVEGRDIGSVVCPDAPVKIYLTASAEARARRRSAELAGTTVEAQQEAMARRDTLDSTRKTDPLSMADGAVELDTTALSLDEVIAEVLRLVKERA, from the coding sequence GTGACCGGTCTGGTCGTCGCCATGGACGGACCTTCGGGGTCGGGCAAGTCGAGCGTGTCGCGCGGGGTCGCCCGCGCGCTGGGCCTGCGCTACCTCGACACCGGGGCCATGTACCGCGCGATGACCTGGTGGATGGTCCGGCAGGGCGTCGACCTCGCCGATCCGGCGGCCATCGCGGCCCGCTGCGGCGAGCCGGTCATCGTCTCCGGCACCGACCCCGACGCGCCCGCCATCCACGTCGACGGCGTCGACGTGGGCGGGCCGATCAGGGAGGCCGAGGTGACCGGCGCGGTCTCCGCCGTGGCCGCCGTCCCCGAGGTGCGGGTGCGGCTGGTCGCCCTCCAGCGGGAGGTCATCGGCGCCGGCGGCATCGTCGTCGAGGGCCGCGACATCGGCTCCGTCGTCTGCCCCGACGCCCCCGTCAAGATCTACCTGACGGCGAGCGCGGAGGCCCGTGCCCGCAGGCGTTCGGCCGAGCTGGCCGGCACCACGGTGGAGGCCCAGCAGGAGGCGATGGCCAGGCGTGACACCCTGGACTCGACGAGGAAGACCGACCCACTCTCGATGGCGGATGGCGCCGTCGAGCTCGACACCACCGCGCTCAGCCTCGACGAGGTGATCGCGGAGGTGTTGAGGCTGGTCAAGGAGCGCGCCTGA